The genomic region GTTGGCCCCCGGCCTGTTCGTCTGGCGGGACTTCGTGAACGTGCCGCAGCAGGCTGCCGAAATCGAGATCGTCGGCCAGCAATGGCAATGGGGTTTCCGCCTGCCCGGCAAGGAAGGCCGCCTTGGCACGACCGACGCCAAATTCGTGAGCGCCGACAACCCGCTCGGGCTCAATCCCGACGATCCCGCCGGACGGGACAACGTCGTGGTGATCGGCGATGACCTGCATCTGCCGGTCGGCCACCCCGTCAAGCTGCTGCTCCGCTCCATCGATGTCGTGCACGATTTCTGGGTGCCGGAGTTCCGCGCCAAGATGGACCTGATGCCGGGCCTGGTCACGTATTTCTGGGTCACGCCGACGCGAACCGGCACGTTCGAGATCTTCTGTGCCGGCTTCTGCGGTATCGGGCACCCGCAGATGCGCGGCAATCTCGTGGTCGATACCGAGGGCGACTACCGGAGCTGGCTGGCAAAGCAGAAGACCTTCGCCGAATTGTCACCGCCGGCCGCGGAAAAATAAGGGGGAAGCGTTGCGATGGTCGATGTCACGCTGGGCGCGGGCGGGGCCGGCGCGGCGGCCGAAAGCGGGGAGATGGAGCTTTACCACCCGCAGAGCTGGGTCACGAAATATGTCTGGTCGCAGGACGCCAAGGTCATCGCCATCCAGTATGCGCTGACGGCGATGGCAATCGGCCTGGTGGCGCTGGTGCTGTCCTGGCTGATGCGACTGCAACTGGCCTTCCCCGGCCAGTTCGCCTTCATCCAGTCATCCGACTACTATCAGTTCATCACCATGCACGGCATGATCATGGTGATCTACCTGCTCACGGCGCTGTTCCTGGGGGGATTCGGCAACTACCTCATTCCGCTGATGGTGGGGGCCCGGGACATGGTGTTCCCCTATGCGAACATGCTGAGCTACTGGATCTACCTGCTCGCGGTGCTGGTCCTGGTTGCCGGCTTCTTCGTCCCCGACGGCCCCACCGGCGCGGGCTGGACGCTCTATCCGCCCCAGGCCATCCTCGCCGGCACACCGGGGGAAAGCTGGGGCATCATCCTGATGCTCGTCTCGCTGATCCTGTTCATCATCGGCTTCACCATGGGCGGGCTGAACTACGTGGTGACGGTGCTGCAGGCACGCACGCGCGGGATGACGCTGATGCGCCTGCCGCTGACGGTCTGGGGCATCTTCACCGCGACCGTGATGGCCTTGCTGGCCTTCCCCGCCCTGTTCGTCGCCTCCGTGATGATGCTGTTCGACCGGCTGTTGGGCACCAGCTTCTTCATGCCGGGCCTGGTGGCAATGGGCGAGCACCTGAAATACGGCGGCGGCAGCCCGATCCTGTGGCAGCACCTGTTCTGGTTCTTCGGCCATCCCGAGGTCTACATCGTCGCCCTGCCCGCCTTCGGCATCGTCTCCGACCTGATCAGCACGCATGCGCGCAAGAACATCTTCGGCTACCGCATGATGGTCTGGGCGATCGTGGCGATCGGCGCGCTCAGCTTCGTCGTCTGGGCCCACCACATGTACGTCAGCGGCATGAACCCGCGCTTCGGATTCTTCTTCGCCACCACGACACTGATCATCGCCGTGCCGACCGCGATCAAGGTCTATAACTGGATCCTGACGCTGTGGCGCGGCGACATCCACCTGACGGTGCCGATGCTGTTCGCCCTGGGGTTCATCGTCACCTTCGTCAATGGCGGGCTGACCGGCCTGTTCCTCGGCAACGTGGTGGTGGACGTGCCGCTGTCGGGGACCATGTTCGTGGTTGCCCATTTCCACATGGTGATGGGCGTGGCACCGATCCTCGTCGTCTTCGGCGGCATCTATCACTGGTACCCGAAGATCACCGGACGGATGCTCGACGATCGGCTGGGCAAGCTGCATTTCTGGATCACCTTCCTGGGCGCCTACGCGATCTTCTTCCCCATGCACTATCTCGGCCTGATGGGGGTGCCGCGCCGCTATTACGAGATGGGGGCCGCCGCCTTCGTGCCGCCCTCAGCGGAGACGCTGAACATCTTCATCACCGTGGCGGCCCTGGTGGTCGGGGCGGCGCAACTGCTGTTCTTCTTCAATCTGGTCTGGAGCCTCGTCAGGGGCCGGGCGGCCGGCGGCAACCCCTGGAACGCCACCACGCTGGAATGGCAGACGCCGCACACGCCGCCGCAGCATGGCAACTGGGGCCGCGACCTGCCGGTGGTCTATCGCTGGGCCTATGACTACAGCGTGCCGGGCGCCGAACGCGATTTCCTGCCACAGAACCAGCCCCCCTCCCCCCAGACCGCCTGACCGGGAAGCCGGCGCGTGGCCGCCATGCTCGTGTTCCTGGGCATCATCGCCGCCATCAGCTTCGGATGGCTGGCGCGGCAGCGGCTCGCATCCAGGCCATGGCTGGAGGAAGGCATCCCGGACGAGGGCAGCGGCGCCGTGCGCCTGCCGGCCGCGAAGCTCGGCCTGGGTGTGTTCCTCGCCGTGGCCGGATCGCTGTTCGCGTTGCTGATCAGCGCCTATGTGCTGCGCACGGAGGTGGCGGCGCCCGATGGCAGCGGTCTGCTTCTGCTGTCGGCGCCCCGGCTGCTGTGGTTCAACACAGGCGTGCTTGCCACCGGCAGCGTTGCCCTGCACCTGGCCCAGGCCGCGGCGCGCCGGGGCCACAGGGCCGGCCTGCGCGATGGGTTGCTGGCCGGCGGGCTGGCGGCCCTGACCTTCGTAGCGGGACAGGTGCTGGTATGGCGGCAACTCGCGGAGGCCGGATATTTCCTGACGACCAGCCCGGCCAGTTCCTTCTTCTACCTGATCACCGGCCTGCACGGGCTGCACGTGCTGGGCGGCGTGGCGGCCCTGGCCCGGACCACCGCCCGGCTGCGGCACGGCGTGCCCACGGAAAGCCTGTGCCTGGGCGTGGAGCTTTGCGCCCTCTACTGGCACTTCCTGCTGCTGGCCTGGGTGGTCCTGTTCGCCGTGCTGATGGGCTGGGCCGGCAATGTCCTCGATGTCTGCCGTGCCTGGCTTGGCTGATGCCGCAGCGGGGACCGACGCATGCGCGAGGGAACGATGGACGATTCCACACTGCCGAACACACCGGACGCCCTGGCGCGCCCCGGACGCTGGCAAGGCGTCGCCGGCGACTGGGCCTCCGACCAGCGGGCGTTCCGGACCGCGTCCTGGGGCAAGGTCATGATGTGGATCTTCCTCCTGAGCGACACCTTCATCTTCAGTTGCTTTCTGCTGTCGTACATGACGGTGCGGATGTCCACCACCGAGCCCTGGCCCAATCCCAGCGAGGTCTTCGCGCTGCGGATCGGCGGCCAGGAGATCCCGCTGATCCTGATCGCCATCATGACCTTCGTCCTGATCAGCAGCAGTGGCACCATGGCCATGGCGGTCAACTACGCCTATCGGCGCGACCGGGTGCGGACGGTGATCCTGATGCTGCTGACGGCCGCCTTCGGCGCCACCTTCGTCGGCATGCAGGCCTTCGAGTGGACCAAGCTGATCACCGAGGGCGTCCGCCCCTGGGGCAATCCCTGGGGTGCCTTCCAGTTCGGATCAAGCTTCTTCATGATAACCGGATTCCACGGCACGCACGTCACCATCGGCGTGATCTTCCTGATCCTGATCGCGCGCAAGGTCTGGCGGGGCGACTTCGACCAGGGCCGCAAGGGCTTCTTCACCAGCCGGTCCGGACGCTACGAGATCGTCGAGATCACCGGCCTCTACTGGCACTTCGTCGATCTGGTCTGGGTCTTCATCTTCGCGCTGTTCTATCTTTGGTAAGGGGCACGACCATGGCGCAGGCCGAGGCGCAGCAGCATCCGATCCGGCTCTACCTCATCGTCTGGGGCTGGCTGTTCGTGCTCAGCACCTGTTCCTACCTGGTCGATTATTTCGGATTCCAAGGCTATCTCCGCTGGTTCCTGATCCTGCTGTTCATGATCGTGAAGGCGGGCCTGATCGTGGCGGTGTTCATGCACATGGCCTGGGAACGGCTCGCCCTGGTCTATGCGATCCTGGTGCCGCCACTGGTCCTGCTGGTGTTCGTGGGCATCATGGCCTTCGAGTCGGACTACACCCGCTTTACCCGGCTGGCGTTCTTCGCGATGGGACAATAGGAAAAGACAAGGGCTTTGCCCTTAACCCGGCAGGGGCCACAAGGCCCCCGCGGCCCAAGAATGGGATCCAAGGGCCTATGGCCCTTGGTGGAGGTCCAGGAGGCAAAGCCTCCTGGTAGGGTGCGGGGCAAGGCCCCGCCGTCACGGCCTGAGAGTGATTCCGGTAAACGGCGTGCCTCCCAGCACATGCACCTTGTAGCCGACCACATTGCTGCGCACCGCTGAAAACGCCGGGGTGTCAGCGAACAGCACGGCGGGAACGTCTTCGGCGAAAACCTCCTGCGCCTGTTGGTACAGCTTCGTCCGCTCGACTGGATCGCTGACCACGTTGGCGCGGGAGACGAGATCGCTGAAGGCGGCGTTGCACCAGCGGCTCCAGTTGCCGGGCCGGGGCTTGCCGCCGGGGCAGGCCCAGTAGCCGTAGACGAGCTGGCTCGGGTCCGGGTAATCCCAACTGCCGCCCAGCATGCCGACCGGGGCCTCGCTGCTGCGCACCCGGCGCAGGTACTCGCCCCATTCATAGGTCACGATCTCGGCCTGCACGCCGATCTTCGCCCAGTCGGCCTGGATCATTTCCGCGGCCCGGCGTCCGTTGGGCATGTAGGCGCGCGCCACCGGGATGGCCCAGATCTGAGTGCGGAATCCCTCCGGATAGCCGGCCTGCACCAGCTTCGCCTTCGCCGCGGCGGGATCGTACGGGCGCGGCCGCACGCCGGGATTGTGCCCCCACAGCACCGGCGGGATCAGGGCCCCGGTCGGCTCCCCCACCCCCTGGAAGACGCTTGCCACCAGCGATTTCAGGTCGATTGCCATGGCCAGCGCCTCGCGCACCTCCCGCTTGTCGAAAGGCGGGCGGTCGGAGCGGAAGGCGATATAGCCGATCGAGGCCATCTTCCCGCTCGCGAGCCGCAGTTGCGGATTGGCGCGAATGGCGTCGAAATCGGCCGGGTTCGGATAGCGGGCGATATGGCATTCGCCAGCCCGCAGCTTGGCCAGCCGCACCGCCGGATCAGGCACGATGGTAAATACGAGGGACTCGACCTGGGCAACCCGGTCCGGCAGCCTGGCCTGTTTCGCCCAATGCTGCGGGAAGGCGCGGAAGCGCAGATCGGTGTCGCGCTGGTAGCGCACGAAGGAGAACGCGCCAGTGCCGATCGGCTCGCTGTCCAGCCGCTCCGGCGTGCCCGCCGCCAGCAACTTCTCCGCATATTCGGCCGAGAAGATGGCGAAGGACTGCATCGACAGGATGCCGAGCAGGGAGGCTACCGGTTCCTTGAGGTCGAAGCGGACGGTGTGATCATCCACCGCGACCACGGCGTTGACGCGGTCGCGCAGCAGCGAATCCCATTCGTCGTAGCTGAGGCCGCCGATACGATGGAACGGATGGTTGGGGTCCAGCATGCGGTTGAAGCTGAACACCACGTCGGTGGCCGTGAGATCGCGTGTCGGCGTGAATGACTTGTTGGCGTGGAACTTCACGCCGCGGCGCAGATGGAACGTCACCGACAGCCCGTCCGGTGCCGTGCTCCAGGATTCTGCCAGGGCCGGCTGAATGACCGAGCCGCCGCGCTCGGTCTCGACCAGTTCGTCGTAGATCTGCGCACCGACATCGAAGACGGTGTTGGCGGTCGAAAGCTGCGGGTTCAGCACCGCCGGACTCGCCTCGGTGCAGACCACCAGCGTGCTGGCGGCCCGGGCGGCGGGCGCTGCCAGCCCGAGCGCGAGACCGGCCGCGGCAGCCAGCGAAATGCGACGGATCATGCGCCCCCCTCCCCGGCATAGGCGGCGGCGAGTTCCGGCAGCAACAGCGTCCAGGCAGCCATGCCTTCGTCGAAGGAGGACAGCCGGAAGAACTCGTTGGGCGCGTGCACGCCGGAATCGGAAATGGCGTAGGAGACCATCACCGTTTCCATTCCAAGATGCTCTTTGATCAGCGACGAGATCGGCAGGGTCCCGCCGACGCCGACATGCAGCGGGCGCTCTCCGTGCAGGGCCAGCATCATGCGCTCGACGGCCAGCAGCGCCGGATGGTCGTCGGGCAGCGCATAGGCGCGGGCACCGCCGGCTCCGCGTCGCACGGTCAGACGGGCGTAAGGCGGGCACTGCGCCTGCAGATGCCGCTCCACCGCCGCTGCCACCACCTGCGGATCCTGGCCGATGCCCAGGCGGCAGGTGATCTTGGCGCTGGCGGTATGCGGCAGCACCGTCTTGGTGCCGGGCCCGCTATAGCCGGAGGTGATGCCGTTGATCTCCAGCGTCGGGCGCAGCCACATCGCCTCCAGCATATTCACGCCACGTTCCACCGCCCCCGGCAGGGCGCCGATCTCGCCGAGAAACCCCGCCTCGTCGAAATCGATCGCGGCGATGGCGGCACGGTCCTGCGGCCCTGGCGGACGCAACCCTTCGAAGAAGCCGGCGACGGCAACGCGGCGGTCGGCATCGTGCAGACTGGCGACCATCTGGCAGAGAACCGTGGCGGCATTGGCCACCGCCCCGCCGTAGCGGCCCGAATGCAGGTCCTCGTTGGCCGTCTCGACGGTGAATTCCAGCGCGCAGAGACCGCGGCTGTTGGTATTGACGCTGACCAGATCGGGCCGCCAGCGGCTGCCATCGGCCGAGATCAGCACATCGGCACGCAGCAACGCGGCATGGCGCTGCAGGATGGTGGCGAGCGAACGGCTGCCGACCTCCTCCTCGCCTTCCAGCAGCAGCCGGACATTGACCGGCAGCCGGCCCTCGGTCGCCAGCACCGCCTCGATGGCGGCGAGCGCGGTCCACAGCGGCCCCTTGTCGTCCGAAGCACCGCGGCAATAGACACGCCCGTCGCGGATGGTTGGCTCGAACGGCGGCGATCGCCACAAATCCAGCGGGTCGGGCGGCTGCACGTCGTAATGGCCGTAGACCAGGATGGTGGGGGCGCCGGGAGCGCCGAGCCATTCGGCATAGACCGCCGGATTGCCGCCTTCCTCGATCAGCCGCGCCCCTTGCAGGCCGATGCGCGTGACATGATCGCGCAGGAAGGCCGCGGCCTCGGCGACCGCCCCCGCGCAGGCGGGATCAGTGCTGACGCTGGGGATACGCATCAGCGCCAGCATCTGCTGCAGCAGGCGGTCGCGGTGGACCGCCAGCCACGACTGCGCCGCGGCAGAGGACCGCGGCGCCTGCTGCACGGTCACCGCGCCGCCGTGAACACGACTTCCAGCAGCGTGTCCTTGCTGCCGAGATCGGCGACGCCAATGGTCGCACGGGTCGGCAGATGCTCGCCGAAGAAGGCGACCCAGGCCTCGTTCATCTCCTTCTTCAGCCCCAGGTCAGTGACGTAGATGGTGGCCGCCAGCACCTTGTCGCGGCCGCTGCCGAACGGGGCGAGAATGGCCTCGAGCCGCTGCAGCACCTGCTCGGTCTGCCCCTTCATGCCGACGCTGCGGTCCTCGGCGACCAGCCCGCCGACATGCAGCACGCCGTTATATTCCACCACGCGGTGCATGATCGGCGTGCGGCCGTGTCGTTCGATCATTTACAAAATCTCCTGGTTGGAAGGGGTCATGCCGGCCGAATCCCCGAAAGCGGCGAAACGGCGGACCGAAAACGGGGCGATCGGCAGGGAGGCGGTGCCGGTCTCCACCAGCTCGGCCAGCAACTGGCCGACGATGGGGCCAAGCTGGAAGCCGTGTGCGGAGAAACCGAAGGCGTGGAAGGCACCTTCCTCGGTGCTGCTCGGGCCGATCACCGGCATGTCGTCGGGCAGGCGCGATTCGATGCCGGACCAACTGCGCACCACCACCGCATCGCGCATCACCGGAAACAGCGAGGCCACGGTCGCAGCGCTCTCGTGCAGCTTGCGGAAATCGACCGAGGAGGTCTCGCGGTCCAGATAGGGAATGCCGCGATAGCCGCCGCCGATCATCACCGTCCGGTTCGGCATCTGCTTGAAGGACAGCTTGCGCTCCACGCCGATCACCACCGGCTCGACGAAAGGCGGCAGCGGCGCGGTCACCATCATCATCGGCGCGATCGGTTCCAGCGGCACCGTCTCGCCCAGCGCCGCCGCCACCTCCGCGCCCCAGGCACCGCCGCAGTTCAGCAGCACCGCGGCTTCCACCGGGCCAGCGGTGCTTGCCACCTGCCACCGCCCGGCCACGCGGCGGAAGCCGGTGGCGCGCGTGCCTTCCAGCACGGTGGCGCCGGCGCGGATCGCCGCGGCACGGAAGGCCATGGTGGTGTGATAGGGACTGGCGAAACCGTCCTCGCGCGAGACCAGCCCGCCCAGGCAACCCGGCGCCAGCGCCGGCAACAGCGCGTACAGCTCCTCCGGGCCGATCAGTTCCTCATGCGTGTAGCCATGCGCCGCCATCTCCGCGGCACGGTCGCGCAGGCGGGCGAGCCCGGCCTCGGTCTCCGCCACCGCGACCTGGCCGCTGACCTGAAAACCACAGTCCTCGCCGACCAGATCGGCGATATGGTGCCAGATGCGCATGGAGGCGCAAGAGAGCGGCACCTCCGGCAGCACGCGCAGCAGCCGCCGCACCCCGCCCGCGTTCACGCCCGAGGCATGGCGGCCGGCGCTTTCCTTCTCCAGCAGGATCACGCGGCGGCCGCGCCGGGCCAGATGCAGGGCGGCGGAGCAGCCGTGCAGGCCGCCCCCCACCACCACCGCATCCGCCGTCAGGCTCACCGGGGGATGTCCATGGCGGCCAACTCGCCCACGGTGACCGGCTTGAGTGGCGGGCGGATGCGGAAATACCCGACCTCGTCCATGCCGATGCCGCGCTCGGCGGCGATCAGCGCCGAGACGGTCAGGCCGCACATGCGCCCCTGGCACGGCCCCATGCCGGCGCGCAGGAAGCTCTTGGCCTGGTTGGGACCAAGGCAGCCGTGCCGCACCACCTCCCGAACCTGACCGGCGGTGATCTCCTCGCAGCGGCAGACCACCACCTCGTCGGCCGGGGTCAGGATCTCCGCGCGCGGACGGAATATGCGCTCCAGCAAAGGCCGGATCGCCAGATGCGCCGCCAGTTCCCGCCGGTCCGGGGCGGCCCCGGCGTCACGCCGCGCCGCGTCGATGCGGCCAAGCTGGTGCAGCACCTCCCAGGCGGCGATCCGTCCGGCATGCTCGGCCGCGAGCGCGCCGCCGATGCCGCCGCCATCGCCCGCGACCAGGAAGCCCGGCACGCTGCTGTTGCCCCAGGAATCCAGCACCGGACGGAAACAGCATTGCGCGTCGTCCCAGACATGCTCGCAGCCGAGCGAACGGGTGACCTGCGTCATCGGCACCACGCCCTCGTGCAGCGCCACCAGCGTCGCCGCGACGCGCCGCGGACCGCCCGGCGTGCGGAAGCTGACCGCCTGCGCCTCGGTGTCACCCTCGATGCGGATGTCGCTGACCTCGCGGAAGACCGGGATGCCGGCGCGCCACAGCGCCAGCTTCATCTGCACGCCCTTGAGCAGGTAGCCGCGCGCCACCCGCCCCAGCGCCGCCGGCAGATGCCGCAGCGCCGCCAGTGCATCCGCCCGCGTCGCCGTCTCCAGGATCGCCGCCGGCTTCACCCCGGCGCGCAGGCACTGCATCGCCACCACGGAAAGCAGCGGCCCGGAACCAGCCAGCACCAGCCCTTCGGCGGGCAGTACCTGTGCCGATTTCAGCAGGATCTGCACCGCACCCGCGGTCATCACCCCGGGCAGGGTCCAACCCGGCACCGGCACCGGACGTTCCATCGCACCGGTCGCCAGCACCACCGCACGGCCTTGCAGCAGTTCCGAACGGCCGCCGCTGGTCACCCAGACCTCGCGCTCGGCCGTCACCTGCCAGACCTGGGTGCCAGGCCGGTAACTGGCGCCGCTGGCGCGGAAGCGCGCCGCGAGCGTGCCGCCATGGGCGTATTCCGGGCCGAGGATGCGCAGCAGCCCGGCATTGGCCTGCCCGGCCTCGATGGCGCGGTAGATCTGCCCGCCCGGCGCCGGCTGCTCGTCCAGCACGACGACCTGCGCGCCCTGCTCGGCGAGCAGGCTCGCGGCGGCAAGCCCGGCCGGGCCGGCGCCGATGACGATGGCGTCCCAGACGGTGCTCATGCCAGGCCTCGCGCGCCGTGCTGGCGCCGCACCTGCATCCCCTCGGCGACCGGGGTCTGGCAGGACTGGCGGTTGGCCACGCCGTCGATCTCGACGAGGCAGTCGAAGCACACGCCCATCATGCAATGCGGGGCGCGCGGGGCACCGCTCACCGGGGTCTCGCGGAAGACGCCGATCCCGGCCGCCAGCAGGGCCGCCGCGACGGTCTCCCCGGGCCGGGCGGCGATGCTCTGCCCCTCGAAGGTGAAGCGCAGCGTCGCCTGCGCCGGATCAAGCCGCTTGAACATGGAATCGCCTGCTGGAGAAAGTCTCGAAACCTTGGGGAAGCGCGCCGGCCAGGATGGCGGGGGCCAGCGCCAGCGCATGCGCGCCGGCCAGCGTCACGCCGCTGTGGCAGGCCGCCGAAAACGCGCCGGGATGGGTTTCCGACTGGTCGTAGACCGGGAAGCCGTCCGGCGTCATGACACGCAACGCGCCCCAGACGCGCACAACCGTGGCATCGGCCAGGCAAGGCAGCGCCGCGAGGTTGCGCGCCGCGATCTCGTGCATCGCCGCGGCGGTGGTGCCGGCATTGAAGCCGACATCCTCGTGGCTGTCGCCGAGCATCACCGAGCCTTCCGCGGTCTGGCGGATGGTGTGGCCGGGATAGTCGAGGAAAGGCCGCATCCGCTCGGTGACCAGGATCTGGCCGCGCAACGGCGTCACCGGCATGTCGAGCCCCACCATCGGCGCCAGTCGCGCCGCGCCGAGCCCGGCGGCAATGACGATCTTGCCGCTGCGCAGCGTGTTCGCCCCGGCCTGCACGGTGAAGCTGCCTTCGGTGGGATCGATGCGATCGACCATGTGGTTGGGCAGATACGTGCCGCCCGCCGCCACCAGCGCCTGCTGCAACGCCCGCAGTGTGTACAACGGGGATGCGTGGCCGTCGCGCGGACAATAGGCGGCGCCGACCACGCGGTCGCCAATGGCCGGCACCATGGCACGCAACTCGTCGCGGTGAATGATGCGGGTGCCGATATCACCGCTTTCATTGTGCATGCGTTGGATGAGAGCCGCACGCTGTTCCAGTTCCGCCTCGGAGAGACAGAAGATCAACCCGCCTGGCTGGCGCAGTGCCACGTCGAGGCCGGTCTTCGCCGCCATGTCGCCGGCCAGCTCCGGCCAAAGCTCCGACGAGCGCAGGGTCCAGCGTGCATAGGCCGGCATGTTCGCGCCCTTGCCCTGCACCCAGACCAGGCCGAAATTGCCGCGGGAGGCGCGGAAGGCCGTGTCGCCCTCGTCCAGTAACCCGACCCGCGCCCCCTGCCGCGCCGCCCCCCAGGCGATCGCGCTGCCGACAAGGCCGCCGCCGACGACCAGCAGATCGAAACTGTCGCTCACCGCCGCCCCCCGGAGAACAGTCGGTCAACGCCGTAGAGCCGGTCGAGCAGGATCAGCAGCACGGTGGTCAGGGCCATGATCACCGCCGAAACCGAGGCAACCAGGGGGTCGGTGGTCTCGGCGATGTGGGAGAACAGCCGCAGCGGCAAGGGCGTCACTTGCGGCGAGGAAATGAAGATCGTCACGGTCAACTCATCGAAAGAGGAAATGAAGGCGAGGATCCAGCCGCCGGCGATGCCGGAGAGCAGCAGTGGCACGGTGATGCGCCAGAAGGCCCGCCAGGAGGACGCGCCGAGCGAGACGGCCGCGCGGTTGAGGTTGGGATCAAGCCCGGCCACCGCCGCCAGCACCATGCGCAGCACGTAGGGACCGACGACGATGGCATGGCACAGCACCAGCCCACCGAAGCTCCCTTGCACCCCGAACAGCGTCAGGAAGCGCAGGAAGCCGACGCCAAGCACCACCGCCGGCACCATCAGCGGCGACATCACGAAGCCCAGGATCGCCTCGCGGCCGGGGAAGCGGAAACGGCCGATCGCCAGCGCCGCCGGCAGCAGCGCCACCGTCGCCAGCGTCGCGGATGCCAGGCCCAGCCGCACCGAGATCCAGAAGCTGTCGATGAAATCGGGATTCTCGCCGATCGCCCGGAACCAGCGCAGCGACGGGCCATCGACCGGCAGCGACAGGTAGCCCTCCGGGGTGAAGGCAACCAGCGCCACCACCACCAGCGGTGCCAGCATGAAAATGACGAACAGCGCGTGGAAGGCCAGCGCCAGGGGACCGTTGCGTCTCATGCCGTGGCTCCCTGGGTGCGACGTTCGACGATGCGGTTCCACAGGAGCATGATCGCCATCACGGATGCGACCAGCAGGCAGGCGATGGCGGCGCCGAGCGGCCAGTTGAGCGTGGCAAGGAACTCGTCGTAGATCGCCGTCGCCGCCACCTTCAGCCGCCGTCCGCCGATCAGCGCCGGGGTGGCGAAAGCACTGGCCGACAGCGAGAACACGATCAGGCTGCCCGACAGCACGCCCTGCATCACCTGCGGCAGCACGATGCGGAAGAATACCACAGCATCGGAAGCGCCGAGCGAAATCGCCGCGTTCTCGCCGGCGGGATCGACGCCCTGCAGCGCGGTCCAGACGGCCAGCACCATGAATGGCACCATCACATGCACCAGGGCGATGATGATGCCGGTTTCGGTGAACAGCAGCTCGACCGGCGTGCCGCTCAGGTGCAGGGCCTGCAGTCCCTGGTTGATCAGGCCGTTGCGGCCCATCAGGATGGTCCAGCCCAGCGTGCGCACCACCACCGAGATCAGCAGCGGCCCCAGCACCACCAGCAGGCAGAGGCCCCGCCAGCGCGGGCTCAGCCGGCTGATGATCCAGGCTTCCGGCACGCCGATCAGGGTGCAGATCACCGTGGTAGCCAGCGCGATCCGCAGCGTGCGCAGGAAGATCGTATGGAAATACCCGTCCGACAGCACCTCGGTGTAGTTGTGGAGCCCCCAGGTGAGCAGCACGCCTTCGGTGTCGCTGTAGCTGTTGAAGGAGAGCAGCGCGGTCATGGCCAGCGGGGTGGCCAGCATCACCCCGTAGAGCAGCAGCGCCGGCAGGCAGAGCCAGTACGGCGTCGCCCGGGGCCGGCGCACCGTGGCGGGATCAGTGGCCAAGGCGGGCGGGCTCCGCGGGCAGCACGCGCAGGCTGGAGGCATGCCAGTCGAGCCCGACCACATCCCCCTCCGCCGGCGGCACCCGGTTGGTGTTCTGCTGGTAGACCAGCAATTCGCCGAGGTCGCTGTCGACCTGGAACAGCCAGTGCGTGCCGAGGAACAGGCGGGAGCGGATGGTGGCGCGCAACTGCCCGCTGCCGGGCTCGGTCATCCACAGTTTCTCCGGCCGCAACGAACACAGCACCTCCCCTTGGGGCGCCGGTGGCCCGCCCGGCGGCAAGGCCAGGGTCAGCCCGCCCGGCAGCGCGATGCTGCGGCCGGTGACGCGCGCGGGCACGTTGTTGCTCTTGCCGAGGAAGGTGGAGGCGAAATCGTCCGCCGGGTATTCGTAGGCAGCCTCGGGCGTGTCGATCTGCACGATGCGGCCGGCACGCATCACCGCGATGCGGTCGCTCATCGCCATCGCCTCGTTCTGGTCATGCGTCACCATGATGGTGGTGATGCCCAGGCTGCGCTGCAGGCGGCGCAACTCGATCTGCATGTCCTCGCGCAGCTTGGCGTCGAGGTTGGACATCGGCTCGTCGAGCAGCAGCAGCCGCGGCTCGATCACCAGCGCGCGGGCAAGCGCCACGCGCTGCTGCTGGCCACCGGAAAGCTGGCGCGGATAGCGCCCGGCGAGATGGGCCAGATGCACCAGTTCCAGCGCCCGCCCGACCCGCTCGGTGCGCTCGGCGCGAGGCAC from Rhodovastum atsumiense harbors:
- a CDS encoding cytochrome c oxidase subunit II — translated: MVPALVLVLIVVGSVLFHFLSPWWFTPIASNWHYIDTTILITFWITGFVFTAVVLFMAWCVFRFRHRPGHRAAYDPENRRLESWLGIATAIGVAAMLAPGLFVWRDFVNVPQQAAEIEIVGQQWQWGFRLPGKEGRLGTTDAKFVSADNPLGLNPDDPAGRDNVVVIGDDLHLPVGHPVKLLLRSIDVVHDFWVPEFRAKMDLMPGLVTYFWVTPTRTGTFEIFCAGFCGIGHPQMRGNLVVDTEGDYRSWLAKQKTFAELSPPAAEK
- the ctaD gene encoding cytochrome c oxidase subunit I, translated to MVDVTLGAGGAGAAAESGEMELYHPQSWVTKYVWSQDAKVIAIQYALTAMAIGLVALVLSWLMRLQLAFPGQFAFIQSSDYYQFITMHGMIMVIYLLTALFLGGFGNYLIPLMVGARDMVFPYANMLSYWIYLLAVLVLVAGFFVPDGPTGAGWTLYPPQAILAGTPGESWGIILMLVSLILFIIGFTMGGLNYVVTVLQARTRGMTLMRLPLTVWGIFTATVMALLAFPALFVASVMMLFDRLLGTSFFMPGLVAMGEHLKYGGGSPILWQHLFWFFGHPEVYIVALPAFGIVSDLISTHARKNIFGYRMMVWAIVAIGALSFVVWAHHMYVSGMNPRFGFFFATTTLIIAVPTAIKVYNWILTLWRGDIHLTVPMLFALGFIVTFVNGGLTGLFLGNVVVDVPLSGTMFVVAHFHMVMGVAPILVVFGGIYHWYPKITGRMLDDRLGKLHFWITFLGAYAIFFPMHYLGLMGVPRRYYEMGAAAFVPPSAETLNIFITVAALVVGAAQLLFFFNLVWSLVRGRAAGGNPWNATTLEWQTPHTPPQHGNWGRDLPVVYRWAYDYSVPGAERDFLPQNQPPSPQTA
- a CDS encoding cytochrome c oxidase subunit 3 yields the protein MLVFLGIIAAISFGWLARQRLASRPWLEEGIPDEGSGAVRLPAAKLGLGVFLAVAGSLFALLISAYVLRTEVAAPDGSGLLLLSAPRLLWFNTGVLATGSVALHLAQAAARRGHRAGLRDGLLAGGLAALTFVAGQVLVWRQLAEAGYFLTTSPASSFFYLITGLHGLHVLGGVAALARTTARLRHGVPTESLCLGVELCALYWHFLLLAWVVLFAVLMGWAGNVLDVCRAWLG
- a CDS encoding heme-copper oxidase subunit III family protein, coding for MDDSTLPNTPDALARPGRWQGVAGDWASDQRAFRTASWGKVMMWIFLLSDTFIFSCFLLSYMTVRMSTTEPWPNPSEVFALRIGGQEIPLILIAIMTFVLISSSGTMAMAVNYAYRRDRVRTVILMLLTAAFGATFVGMQAFEWTKLITEGVRPWGNPWGAFQFGSSFFMITGFHGTHVTIGVIFLILIARKVWRGDFDQGRKGFFTSRSGRYEIVEITGLYWHFVDLVWVFIFALFYLW
- a CDS encoding cytochrome C oxidase subunit IV family protein, which codes for MAQAEAQQHPIRLYLIVWGWLFVLSTCSYLVDYFGFQGYLRWFLILLFMIVKAGLIVAVFMHMAWERLALVYAILVPPLVLLVFVGIMAFESDYTRFTRLAFFAMGQ